The sequence below is a genomic window from Prinia subflava isolate CZ2003 ecotype Zambia chromosome 26, Cam_Psub_1.2, whole genome shotgun sequence.
GGTGACCCTCCAATGCTGCCACAGAGACTTCAGCAATTCATGCTGGAAGCATCCGCCCGGACAGCCTCAGGGGTGCAGGAATCTGTTGCTGCCATGGAGACCATCCGTATCTTTTcggcagaggaggaggaggagaagcagcacagccagaaccTGGCCAAGGAGCTGAGGCTGAAGGAGCGGAtagagctggagctggcattCTTCACTCTTGTCCATAGGGTCAGAGGGGACTGGGAACACCAGGGAATGGGGATGCTGGGATCAGGGATGAGGACACTGGAAATGAGGATGCTGGGAATGGGAAACCAGCATCTGGGATGGGGGGTACTGAGAGCAGACTGGGGACACCAGGAATGGGGATACCAGAACAGGGATATGGGATCAGGAGTGGGCAttccaggaatgggaatggtGACATTAGAAGCAGGATGGAGACACTGGGACAAAGGTCGGGAACATCAGGATCAGGAATGGGGACATCAAGAGTGAGATGGGGACACCAGGACTGCAATGAGGACACTAGGAACAGGGATAAAGACGCCAGGACCGGGATGGGGACAGATGGAATAGGGACACCAGGGGTAGGTCGGGGGCACCAGTATCCCTGTTCCCACACACAGATGCTCGAGCTGGCCATCCGGGTCCTGGTGCTCTTCCGGAGCCACCAGCTGCTCCGCGATGGATACATCACTCCTGGTGTCCTTGTCACCTTCCTGCTGTACCAGGACACAGTTGGCAGCCATGTCCAGGTGATCCCATGGATTCCACATCTCTGTCCATCCATTCATGCCTCTGtccatcccagtgccaccccattCCTTCTCCTCAGGTGCTGCTCTATGGCTTCAATCAATTCCTGACCAATGCGGCTGCCGGACGGAAGATCTGGGAATACCTGGATCGGAAACCCACAGGGGATGTCAGGGGGACTCGGGAgccccctgagctgcagggtCACGTCACTTTTCAGAAGGTGTCCTTCACATATCCTGGGAACCCAGAGcaccctgtgctgcaggtgggtCTGGCAGGAGAGGTGGGGTTTCCCAGGGGTGGGAATTCTGGCATCACCTGTCCCCATCCCGCAGGATGTAACCTTTGAGCTGCGCTCTGGGGAGGTGACAGCGCTGACGGGGCCCAACGGAAGCGGGAAGAGCACGGCCGTGGCACTGCTGGAGCGGCTGCGGGATCCTGGGAGTGGGAGGGTGCTCCTGGATGGGATCCCGCTGCCAGAATATGAACACCAGTACCTGCACCGGAAGGTGGGGACAGCGGAGACtcagggagcactgggaatgcaGTTGGGACAATGGGGACGGGGAAGTGGGAAGTGGGACCTGGGAGGCGTGGGTGGGGCCATCAGGAGCAGGAATAGGGATGGTGGGAAGAAGGATGGGGACACCAGGAATAGGATGGGGGCAACAGAAAGTGGGATGAGAACACTGGGAAATGGGATGGGGGCGGGAAAAGTGGGAAGTCAGAGATGGGGACACAGATGGGGACAATGGGATCAAGGATGGACACCATGGGGACACCAAGGTGGGATGGGGTCATggaacagggatggggacaccagGAGCCAAGACAGCATCACAAGGctcggggctgtgccaggtggtGCTGGTGGAGCAGGATCCCGTCCTGTTTTCTGGAACCATACGTGAAAACatcaccctggggctggagcactgCAAAGAGTCAGAGCTTCAGgaggctgccactgctgctggagccatggACTTCatccaggggctggagcagggctgggacaccgGTGAGAGCTGGGGGGATACCAAGGGAATCCTGAGGCCTGGGGCTTCATCCAGGGGTTGGAGTGGGACTGGGACACTGGTGGGACACATCCCCCTGATCCCAGGATCCTCTGGCAGAGATGGGAGAGCGTGGTGGGTGGCAGATGCTAGGGTTTTGGGGGATCCCTGAGGTCAGATCCCACTGATCCCATGAGATTGCTTCCTCAGTGGTGAGAGAGTGTGAGGGATAGGGGAAAGGGGGGGGACCTCTGGGACTGGGATCCCACTGATCCTAGGATATCCCTCAGAGGTGGGAGAGCACAGAaggtggggagaagagggggAACCCCAGGGCTGGATCCCACTGATCCCATGGGATTACTCCCGCAGAGGTGGGGGAGCACGGGGGGCggctggcagcaggggagcGGCGCTGTGTGGCCCTGGCCCGGGCTCTGCTCCGGCGTCCAGCCGTCCTCATCCTCGACGAGGCTCTGGATGATGGAGACGAGGGGGCGGTGAGTGGGGTAGGATAGAGGGGGTTGGTCGGGATGGGGGTGCAGCTGGTGAAAATGGAGTGTGGTGGTGTGGGGGTGGAAGGGTGGGatggctgggatgggatggtgGGATGGGGACTGGAGAGATGGGGTGGCAGGAATAAGGGATAATGGGATGGAGTGGGAATGATCTGATGAAGACAGGGATTGGATGGGGTGATGTGAGTCAACAAGGTGGAGAAATAGGACAGGATGGTGGGACGGGAATGGTGAGGATGTGTTGCAATTGCACATGAAATAAAGATGCTTGACTCCAGCAGGCGGAAGAACATCAGAAGGCTTTATTTACAATTCATCATGCCTTTTTAAAGCTAAAAAGACACATTATTGGTCCAtaggatggacacctctctccattggttATGTAGCACAAACAACACCTTTTGTgagagaggttgttatgggaaaggaatattgtttacttAGAAATATTATGGAAAGGatagttatttacacaaagctgctttggaaaggagaaactgctgaaaagtttcccttgggaaaaaCCAGCAACCCTCAGCTTTTCAGAAACATTGGGCCCACAAGGATGGGATGGAGACCAGGATGGCACAAAAACGGAATGAAGGGATGAAGACAAAGAGATGAGATGGGGTGGGAATGGAGGAGATAGGAGTGCTGGGTTGAGGACAGAGAGATGGTATGTGATGGGAAGGATTGGGGTGGTGGGAGTAGGTGGGACAGGACAGTGGGGATAGTGCGAACAGGATGGCATAGTGGGCATGGGGATGGGGTGGAGAACAGGGAGGTGGGATCTCAAAAATAGGATGATGGGCTTTGGCTGGGACTGAGAGGAATGAGACAGTGGGATTGGATTGGTTGGTTGGGATTGGGTGGGATCAGGTGGGACTGAGTAGGACTGAGTTGGACTGGATGGGATGAGGGTTGTCTGTCCCCAGGCACAGCGCTGGTTGCGCACTGGGCTGGCCCGGACTGTGCTGGTCGTGTCCCACCGGCCACGGGTGCTGGAGGCGGCCGATCGCCTCGTGGTGTTGGAGCGCGGGGCCGTGGTGGAGACGGGAACGCCAGCAGAGCTGCGGGAACGTCGCGGGACCTACAGCCGCCTGGTCCATGGAGGAGACTGGGCTGGGGGGCCTGAGGTCCCTAGTACGGGCAGCAGAAAGGGGGCTGCATCTGGCAGGGAATAAAGGGAAATTAGCCCCATTCCTGGAGTTTGTgcccctgagcagctcctgatgTCCTCAGTCACGGTGTCCTATGAATCCCTTATCCCCATGTCCTCTGGATCCAAATTCCGTGTCGCCTTGGTCACTGTATTCCCCCATGTCTCCACTGTGTCCCCCAGGTACCCCCATTCCCTGGATCTCTGTGTCCTCTGGATCCCCACTCCCCATGTCCGCTGTATCCTTCCTTGTATCCCCCATGCACAGACCACCTGTATACAAGCACCACCATTTCCCCGTGATCCCTggtccccatgtcccctgtcTGCTCCTGGACATGGGACACAGAGTGGGAAGTAAATCCCAAGGGACGGATCTGGGTGTGGGTGTCAGGTCCTTGCCCcactcctgctgtgcccagtcCAAgctcctggtgtccccagtcctttcccagtgtccccatccctATCCCCAGTGTCTTCATCCCAGTTCCCTATGTCCCCTTTTCCATTCCTGGTTCCCAGAGAGGAACTGCTGGGCACTGGAGAAGGGAACTTGGATTTATTGCCCAAGCCAGGTTATTTTCACTCCAGAATTAAAACATTTGGAATAATTGTGATTCTTGTGTTTAAAACATGGGAAAACAAGAAGTCAATCTGTTGAAAGGGCTACTGCGTGATGGGTGAGAGCAGCAGGTTTAGGTCTGCCAACAATTTGTGGCtttctgcagggagagggaaggggttGGACCTAGCACCATGGATAATTCAGGTGGTTCCTGCCAGGATGAGAGTAAGAGTTGGTGTCACCCTGTCTCTGTCCCTATCCCGTGGGTTGGATCTGGCTGAAGAGCTCACAGAGAGCAAGAACTACTCTGGAATCTCACCAGATCCTACTGTATCCATTGTGCCCTAGTCCTGCCCCATCAGTAGCACCTGATCTGCTTTGGAATCCCCCCAGTCCTGTTCTGGGATCCCACTCCAATGCTGCTCCATCCGTCCCACCTGATCCTGCTCTGGAATTCAGCCCAGATACACTTTTCCCGATCTGGAATCATGCCCTGATTTGGAACTCTGCCCTACATTCCTTCTGGAATCCCACGCAGGTCCTGCTCTGTACCTGCAGTCAAACAATCTGTTTCTCTGCCTGTttctgcagaaagagaagatCTATGAGATTCCAGCATGGATCACACACCaggattcctctgcagggaggTGATCCACAGCTGGATTTGCCGCTGGTACCCACTGGCCACTGTATTGCATCCATTCCTTTCCTGTTTCCCTCTGGAAATAAAGCGTGATGAGCACCCACAGCGCAGGATCCCCAGAACGCTGTTGGGGGGATTGGTGCTCATTCCCAGCCACCATCCTACATGATACATGTTTCAGATGTTGAATCCAATGAGGATCATGACACAGCAACGACAGACACAGCAACCATCACTGGGATAAGATTCCAGTTTGAttccagctctgggaagggcAAGATGGTCAGAAGGGGAACCCCCACACTGCTGCTTTGCATTCCCAGATTCCtcattcccaaattcccaattAACAGATTCTGCACTTCCAGCCTTTCCCCATCTGAAGATCCCCAGCTCCAGCATTCCAAGGTTCCCggtcccctggcagtgcctcaGCTCTGGCCCAGGTGTGGAAGGTACCATCACTGTTGGGAATGATTCCACCCCATTCAATCTCCTGATCCTGGATTTCCTCCTCCTTCGTTCAGCTGATCCTGATGGTCCTGGGGCAGAATCCACATGTGTGGTAGGACACACAGTCCTATGTTCCACTTTTCTGTACACATGGATGTCAGGGGGTTCTGGGAATGGGATAATGGAGAAATCCACCCATAAAACTCTGATGAGATTGGGACAATGATGAGATCCACCTATGGAATTTCAATGGGAATGGGGTGGAGTTGAAATCCATTCACAGAATTCCTTTAGGAATGGGATGACTGTGAGATCCATTCATGGGATTCCCATGGGAATTCCTGTGTTCCTGAATTCTTCCCTCCCAAATCCCACATTCCCCTGGGAATTCCACTCCCACATTTGCATCCCAGTAAAGTGCTGTACAGCACCAGTATCCAGTGTATTTCTAAAGCCATTCCACATTAGTGTGCTCCAGGTAATTCATCCTGTGGCCAGCCTGGTCACCTCCAGGTCATCCAGGCAGCACTGTCAGCCACCACCAAACCCCTGGATCCCAGCCTGAAGGTGAAATCCCACCTGTTGTAGCCTTCCCCACAGATTCCATGGATGTTCCCATTGAACAGGAGGTCACAGCTGCAAACCTGCTGCAAACCCACTGCACCTGGGAGACCTGGAGGGGTGGATTGGATCCACAGAGACCCAtggagctgtgtcccagccccagagagccccatccagccctaTGGAGCTCCAGAGTCTGATGAAGATCCACAGATCCTCATTCCAACCCCACAGATCTCAGCCACACAGATTCCTGTCCTCtaccgccccccccccccccccatcccCATCTGGGTTTGGAGACAAACTCTTGGAGAAAAACACTCTAAAATGAGTGTTTTTCTCTAAAGAGAGAGGGCTTCAATGACTCCCCTTTCTTCTGCCAATAAGAAAAATAGATACCggggaaagaaagtgaaaaaaaagagagaaactgttgctatggttttcggacagcacagaaataacaccatgactctccatgatggtaaaaatgagagcaaactgtattcttctaaattctacttttatagagtagttcggtacaaagaacgtgattggttattcagcatctacacccttttgtaaacatttctttccagtaaacatgttggaaaaataccacctgcggatggtttctcacttcccaaggtttgtttgaattcctcctttagatttctcaggctaacatgagaaagttgctcacttgcctttcacacagacactggcagagcctgaagcctaaattcagaccaataTCAGGCCCACAGAAACTGTttattaacaacaaaaaaataacaaggaTGCCTGCAAGGcatagaaaaaaagaagggaaaaaatattttgaactgTATGCCACATCCCCACCTCGCTGTGTGGCAGAAAGGCAAGGATGGCTGCTGTCCTTATTTGTTCATGGGGCAGGAGGACAAAAGAgtccacagcagctgggaactGGCTGGATTTCTGACATGGGTCTTCtccttgctgcagctgaagTTGGTGGATTTTAATGTCCTTTCTTGTGTTGGTTCAGCTCCTCCAAGGTCTcgtcttggggtttttttccctgagaaatATGGATtagagtcttttttcctttgaatgcctgtgccagaagcagaggaaagagTCGGAAGTCGCCAGCTCAGGTTTTtcaaggttgtttattgtcTCTTATCTCTAAATtctttctgtgcccagcaaaggtCCTTGCTTCGACATGAGCACGAGGTGACTTCCCCCAGGTCGGGCGCACTCAACCTTTTGTACCCTTTCTTTGATCaaaccactgtccacaatgtATTGTTATTTACAGTTGATtgccaatacctactacctgTACTAGACATGTCATTTCTGTTCTACaccaatcccttgtgacccaccacagcagaagatggaggacaaggacaagaaggaagaagaacagggccacaccctgattcctccatcttgtcttcCACATTTgcaccctgtgataaactaactactatcAACTCTTGAGGTATATAGATCTTTGTGCAAAGCAGGTACTTTTTCCCATGGGCTGAGATCAAAGACAGTGACACTctgggccctgtgccagggtctcagacCCCCCTGCCAGTGTCCCAAACCCCCCTGCCAGGGTCCTGGACCATCCatggcagccagagggatgctcCGACAGTCTTGGGTTCAGGGCGGTCCCGCCGGCTCCCCAGTCaggctgaagaaagaaaaaaaaacccaagctgaaacagttcaaggaaaaaagagaaacaaattgcTGAGAGGATTCCTGGTACAGCCTTcaggctgggggaaggaaaaaaccactTTTGCTTCACactagcaaaaaaacccaaaaccaatcCAACAGTGTCCTGGTCCACAAAGTCTGGAACACCCAGAGAGGGAGAGCTTGAACAGAGCCTGCCGAGGAGCCCAAGgctccccatccccagcctcAGGAGGCATCCTCAGGGAGGGGTGGGCTTCAGTGGTCCCAGCTTCTTTATACAGCTTTGCAATAACAGGCAAAACTCCCTCCCATCTAACGATGTTTAAGCATAACATTTCAAAGTCTCTGACGTACCAGCTCCCTGATCCCAACAAGACAGGTGGGAACAGGTTGCCTGTAGAAGTTGTGGCTTCCCCATCTTGGAGCTGTTCCGAGCCAGGTGGGAAGGAGTTTGGAAGAATCCCGGGAAGTGCCTGCACTTGGCCACCGCTGGGACAGGTGGGAGAGCATGGCCTGGGCGGcccccacctcctccctccccacctgcccCTCCCAGGGGTGCAGGTGGGAGCGCTGGGATCTGTGGGTTTGCCTGGCTGAAGTGTAGAATAAGGACTTCACAATTAGAAATTGTAAACCATGTATGTTTTATTAAAGCAGATATGTCCCAGCTGGGACACACGGGGGCATATCTCCTCCAAACCATGCATACCTGGTCAGAACAAGGTCCAGGTTTAAACACACATGgatcccacaaacccacaccCGCCAGGTTTAAACACACATGgatcccacaaacccacacctgccaggtttaaatacacatggatcccacaaacccacacctGCCAGGTTTAAACACA
It includes:
- the LOC134562043 gene encoding antigen peptide transporter 2-like isoform X1; translated protein: MALPSAGLLPGLLLVADALALVLLVPLVPVLAPLGVAGVWLEAALRLPVLAVATWLLPRRRPSGATAAAVTVAATPAAFGTFRHLLGPPGAGPGLLAAASPSWLGVAHAAAALALLAWASPPAPDGVPETPEAPGTIRRVLALTWEERKILGAAFLCLVLAAVGETSGPYVTGKVLDAIGNGDGLTTGAIGIVVAAGATRVLFSGCRGGFFMLLKARLHRNLSLRLFSHLVHQDLDFFQGVPAAELLAQFSMEVPRVCMATPSGANQLFRSLGMALVVGAFMVGLAPGLALLALLELPLGIATHRIQSARKQRLQQFMLEASARTASGVQESVAAMETIRIFSAEEEEEKQHSQNLAKELRLKERIELELAFFTLVHRMLELAIRVLVLFRSHQLLRDGYITPGVLVTFLLYQDTVGSHVQVLLYGFNQFLTNAAAGRKIWEYLDRKPTGDVRGTREPPELQGHVTFQKVSFTYPGNPEHPVLQDVTFELRSGEVTALTGPNGSGKSTAVALLERLRDPGSGRVLLDGIPLPEYEHQYLHRKVVLVEQDPVLFSGTIRENITLGLEHCKESELQEAATAAGAMDFIQGLEQGWDTEVGEHGGRLAAGERRCVALARALLRRPAVLILDEALDDGDEGAAQRWLRTGLARTVLVVSHRPRVLEAADRLVVLERGAVVETGTPAELRERRGTYSRLVHGGDWAGGPEVPSTGSRKGAASGRE
- the LOC134562043 gene encoding antigen peptide transporter 2-like isoform X2, translating into MALPSAGLLPGLLLVADALALVLLVPLVPVLAPLGVAGVWLEAALRLPVLAVATWLLPRRRPSGATAAAVTVAATPAAFGTFRHLLGPPGAGPGLLAAASPSWLGVAHAAAALALLAWASPPAPDGVPETPEAPGTIRRVLALTWEERKILGAAFLCLVLAAVGETSGPYVTGKVLDAIGNGDGLTTGAIGIVVAAGATRVLFSGCRGGFFMLLKARLHRNLSLRLFSHLVHQDLDFFQGVPAEEEEEKQHSQNLAKELRLKERIELELAFFTLVHRMLELAIRVLVLFRSHQLLRDGYITPGVLVTFLLYQDTVGSHVQVLLYGFNQFLTNAAAGRKIWEYLDRKPTGDVRGTREPPELQGHVTFQKVSFTYPGNPEHPVLQDVTFELRSGEVTALTGPNGSGKSTAVALLERLRDPGSGRVLLDGIPLPEYEHQYLHRKVVLVEQDPVLFSGTIRENITLGLEHCKESELQEAATAAGAMDFIQGLEQGWDTEVGEHGGRLAAGERRCVALARALLRRPAVLILDEALDDGDEGAAQRWLRTGLARTVLVVSHRPRVLEAADRLVVLERGAVVETGTPAELRERRGTYSRLVHGGDWAGGPEVPSTGSRKGAASGRE